The sequence GAAGCGCGACGAGAACATGGACGAGGCGGCTTTCCGTGACAAGTGGCTGGCCGATATGAACGCCGAGACGTATGACCTGTCCGCTTGGGTGGCCGAGCAGGGAACGAACATCCTCGAGTCCAAGCCCTTGCCGCTGTGGCACATGCCCAATGGCATTTTTCAGGACGTGGCTCGCTATTACCTGTTGCTAGGGGACCAGTTGGCGCGGATGACCGATCCGAAAATGCAGACGTTTTCCCCCGAAGCTTACGACAAGTACACGCGCGCCGTGGCGTCGTTGGAGCGAGCTCGCGAAATGGACAGGGCGGTCAATGAGAAGTCGCGCGAAGATCGCGCCAAGCGCGGCATGCCCGACGACAAGATCATCGACGTCGGCAATTTTCGCATTTACCAGAACCTGGGCGTGCTCTACATGCGGCTATCGGCGGTGAACGACCGCCACGTGCGCGACGCGCGACTTGAGGACGCCGCGACGGCGCTCAAATACATGCAAGCGCTTGAGCCGACTTCGCCGGACAGCTATTACAACCTGGCGATGGTCAAGATCAGCCAAAACCAGGCTTCGCCGGCGATCGTCTATTTATTCGAAGTGCTGATATTGAAACCGGACTCCAAAGAAGCTTGGGGCGCCTTGGAGCAGCTTTCGCCGCAACTGGTGCCGGGTGAAAACGTGTTGGTGCTCAATCCGGGAAACAACCAGCCGGCCTTGAACACCAACACGCCGTTTGTACGCAAGCATATGAACCAGGCGCTGCACAACTTGTGCGAGACGATGTTGCGGGCGCGGCGGCCGTCGCACGCCGACGAAGTTTTCAAGCTGGGCGTGACCAATTACGCCTGCCCACCAGAAGTGTTCTCTGATTTAGTGGCCCGGTTCCGCTGGACGCCGCCGCGGGTCGCCCCCGACGGCGTCCCCGGCATGGCCAATCCTCAGCAACCCGTTTTAGGCGGCCTAAGATAGGCCGCCAGCAACACTTCGCGCCGGCGTTCGCCGCAGGCCAAGAGAGACGTACAAGGTACGTATCCGTTCGGCTGTCTGGTGGGAGGCCCGAGTTTTCCCGCCTGCCGCGAAGCCTTGCCGCGCCGTAAAATGGCGTCACACGCGCCCGTAGCTCAACCGGATAGAGCAGCCGCCTTCTAAGCGGCAGGTTGTGGGTTCGACCCCCGCCGGGCGTGCTCTCCTTTTCCGCCTCACACGCCGCCCCTCGGCGTCTTACCAGCGAGTTCGCCCATGATGATGTCGATGACTGTCCGGCGGTTGCTATTAGCTTGCGGCCTGGTGTGTTTCAGTTCGTTTGCGCCCTCGGTCCACGCCGAAATCACCCGGCTGTGGCTCAGCCACCAGACCAACGACCCGAGCCGACTGGTGATCAATTGGGAATCGGCTGCGCCAGGCGACTCGGTGGTCCGCTACTCGGTCGACGACGGGCCGGAGCAAACCGTGCGGCAGGCTGAATCAACCACACTGCACCACGTCGAGATTCCGTTCGGCGCGGCCGGCGCCAAGTATCGCTACCAGGTCCAAACGGGCAAAGAGCGCTCGGCCACGGCGTCGTTCCACGGTTACGCGGCCGACGAGTTGCGCGTGGCCGTGGTGGCCGACTGGCAAGGGAAGCCGAAGCTCGACGCCTTGCTGGCCGATCGCATCGATTTGCTGCTCACCGCCGGTGACAATATCGGCAGCCTGCATGGTCGCTGTGGCGTGGGTGTGAAGGATTGCACCACGCCGTACGGCGAATTGATCGACGCCTATCCCGAGTTGTTTCGTTCGACGCCGTTCCTGCCGGCGCTGGGGAATCATGACCGCGAGATTCGTCCTCGCGGCAACCAGCCGCCCGCGGAACCGGTCTACGACGTCGAGGCCACGGCCTTTCGTCAGTTCTTTGCCTTGCCCGACGCCGAATGGCGCTGGCGGTTCGACGTGCCGACGGTTGGCGCGCGATTCTTGGCGCTCGACCTGAACCATATCTCCGACCAGGGAACGACCTATCAGACCTGCCACCCGCTGGACCCGGCGTCGGAGCAATTCCGCTGGTACCAGGAACAATTCGAAGGGGCGCGGCCGCGGTTTGTCGTAACGCTGCAAAACGAACGCAACGCCACCATGCGCGCCCAGCACGGGGCGACTTGGCATCGCTTGTTCCGCCAGGGGAGCCTGGTGATCTCGGGCTTCGGGTACTTCGCCGAGCGGGCCGAGGTTGACGGTCTCAGCTATTACAACACGGCCCTTGGTGTCGGGGCCAAATACCCCGATCCCCAGTCAAAGTTCTTTGCCAGCGTGGCCAGCTATGTGCTGCTGAGCATCAAGCCCGACGCGATGCGCGTCGAGTTGAAGTCGCTGGCGGGCGACGTGCTGGACGCCCGGACGTTTGTGCCGTTGACGGAGCGGACGCCGCGCCCGAACGAATGAGGGCTTCCTTGGCTCGACGATCCAGGGCTTTGATCTGCAACTCGCGCCGCAACGCCAACCCGCGCGACGCCGCCGTTTCCTGGTAGACCAGCTTGACCGGGGTGCGACTGCGCGTGTAGCGAGCGCCGCGGCCGGCATTGTGCTGGGCGCAGCGCCGTTCGACGTCGGTGGTGATACCCGTGTAGAGCGAACGATCCGCGCAGCGCAACAGATAGACGAACCAGGGCGCTGCCGCTTGATCGATCATCTTGCGCGAAGTGTCCTGGGATGATGATTGCGCCGCGGCTTGCTGGCCACGAACTGGCGCAGAAAAAAGGCTACCCTGCGACGAAGGATAGCCTCCTGTCCGAGAATCGCGAAGAGCAGTCTGCCTCGGCGAGCGCCCAGCGGCACCGCCCCGCGCCGCGTGCCTGCCCCGGTCGCTCGGGCCTTCCTGCCGCGAAGCCTGATTCGCGATTCTTCGTTCAACCCAGCACGACTCGTTGACCAAGCCGGCAGCTCGATCGCCGTTGGGGCGGCCGCCGGCTTGGACGTGACTTGGCGAGGGCTTAGTAGAACAAGAAGTTCGCATAGCCGCCGTAGGCCGGGCCGCCGAGGCCGCCATAGACGGTCGGGTAACCGTAGCCGTAGCCACCATTGCCATACCCGTAGCCATAGTTGCGGTAGTAGCTCGGGTAGCCGTAGCCGTACCCATAGCCGCTATTGCGGTAATAGTTGGAGTTGCCCGAGTGATGATGATGGTGAGTCGTCGGAGCGGCGCTCGCCACGGTCGTCCCCAAGCATAAAGCCGCACCCGCCACCACTGCCAGAATGAAGCGTTTCATAGCCCTGTTTCCCTGCAAAGGAGCCCTGATTGATTCGACTGGCCAAAGCCGAGCAGCCCTGTCAGGCTTGTTCGTCATGCCGAAAGATAGATATCGCATAAGGCGTGCCAAACGGCCGAGCCGAGTCAGCGAAAGCAAATTCCCTCGTGAAAACGCCATGTTTCAGTGACGGCGGCCGGGGACCGGGGGACGAGTGTCATCAAAGTGACGGCAGCGCGAATCGAATTGATTTGATTCGTCCGCGGCGCTATTCCGGCGTGATCGGCGTCTTCAGCGCCTGGAGCACCACGAACAGCATGATCGCCACGCCGCACATCCAGGTAGCGAGCCCCAGCGGGTTCAAGATCGAATACTCGGTCACCACCGGTCGCAGAATAATGCCCATCGCCAGCAGCGAGGCCATGCCTGTCAAGATTACCTTCATTGCCCCGCTCCGTCGTCCGTTGCCAATAAGTGTTTGAGCCGCCGCGAATCGACCGCGGAGCGTTTCGTCATGGTCGCTGACGATCAGAAGCCCGATCGCCAGGTGTTGGCCGCCCCAGGGGACCAACGGGACGAAACGTCCCCCGCGAGGCGCGCCCCCAGCAAGCAGGGCGCGCGGCAGCGCTCAGATTTGCAGCCGAACGTGGTCGGCTTGCAACGAAGTGGGCACGAAGTTGCGCGCGAATTGTGCGGAGGCGAGCCGAGCGGGCTCGCGCGTCGGCAGCCCGACGCTGGCGGCAACTGGCGGGTGCTTGTTGGCCTTCTCGATTTCGGAGGCCAGCGTTGACGACCGCTGGGCGTCATAGACCGAGCGGGGCGCCCCGTTCGATTGGACCGTGGCCGCGGCCAACAACGAGGCCGACTTCAACAGGCATGCCGCGTCTTCATCGACCCACGGTCGAGAAACATGGGCCGGCGCGACCGTCGGCCAGGCGACGGCCAAGGCGAGCACCAACATGATTGTGCGGCGAAATATCATGGCCTGCCCAGGCTTCGGAACACTTCCGCCATCATAACCGGGCCGGTTTCAGGTGGCAACAAATTGCGCGCTGCTGGCCTGAAAGCGTAGGGCAGCGTGTGATGGCGGTTTGGAATGCTTAATGGGGGGCTAACGAAGCTCAAACGCTGCCGCTATGCCGCCGTCCCCTCTAGCAACTAGGAACCAGCAACTAGCAACTTCTTCCCACTAGCCCCTAATCCCTAGCCCCTCGCCTCTTCCCCCCGCACCAATAAAAACTGACCGTGGGCTGATCGCAGACGACGTTGTGCTTGATAGTCCACTGGCCGACACGTTTCCAGCTTGCGGGCAAGCCGCCCCGTTCGATGAACCAAGGGTCGTAGACCATCGCGATCGTCACGCCGCGCTCCCGGGCTAGCCGCGCGATCTGGTCGCGATCGTACTGGCCGGCCAGCTTTAAGCGGGCGACTTCTCGATTCCCCAGCCCCCACAGATCGAGCACGTCGGCGTCGGACAGAAAGCTGATCGCGCCGACGTCATTGGCCGCCACGGCCGCGTGGTTGTAGTGTCGTCGGACCAGGAGCCCCAACTGATACTGCTGCTCATGGATGTTGCCACAGGCGGCCGCCACCGTGGTGTGGGCTCGCACCGCGCGGGGCAGCGCCGCCAGCCCGACGCCGATCAATACCAGGGCCAGGACCAATCGTCGCGTGCTCAATTGCTCAGCCGACAGGTTGCCTTCGGCCGGGCGGCGCCAGAGCAAGGCCAGCGTCGCGACGCCAAGGTACACCAGGTACGCCTCGTAGCGATAGAACCAGCCGAAGGCGGCCAGCAGGCAATGCAACCCGCCGGTCACCAGCACGGCCAGGGCCATCAATCCCGCCGGCTCGCGCCAGAGTTTCCGCCCCAACAACGCGGCCGATACGGCCACCGCGACGAGCATCGCCACCACGTGCGGGTTCTCATTCACGCGGCCGATGGCCACATCGAAGAATGCTTGCAGCCCACCGGGCGATGCCAGGCTCGGTCGATTCCCCTTCAAGAGTACCGACGTCGGCAGGAAGTACCAGCCCTGGGCGCGGTAGACGCAGCCGGCCACGGTCACCGGCAGGGCGCCGAGCAACGTCACAGCGGCGGCGAATGTGAACCGCCGTTTCAGGAGTGCGAGCGCCGCGACCGCGGCAATCAGAAACAGGCTCTCATAGCGCGTCGCCCCCAGCAGCGGCGCGAGGACCAACGCCCAACGGCTTGCGCGTCGCCACTCGGCCGAGCCGATGGCTACGGTCAGCGCCGAACACGCCGCGAACAAGAACGCCAACGACAGGGCCGCGTGCAGCAGGTGTTCCATTCCGGTAAACGCCACCGGCACAATCGGCGTGACGAAGATCGCTACGATCAACACGACGAGCGTCTGTCCCAGGGACACGCCACTGAGCGCGAGCACGCGCCACAGCACCGCCACGGCTAGCGCCGCCGCCGCCAGATTCATCACCAGCGGCGTTACTTCCTGGACGCCGAACACCTTGTAGAACGCCGCCAGCGCGCTGGTCCACAACGGCGACGAAGA comes from Planctomycetota bacterium and encodes:
- a CDS encoding GIY-YIG nuclease family protein, producing MIDQAAAPWFVYLLRCADRSLYTGITTDVERRCAQHNAGRGARYTRSRTPVKLVYQETAASRGLALRRELQIKALDRRAKEALIRSGAASAPSTAQTSGRPARRPPATSTRRASRRA
- a CDS encoding metallophosphoesterase, whose protein sequence is MTVRRLLLACGLVCFSSFAPSVHAEITRLWLSHQTNDPSRLVINWESAAPGDSVVRYSVDDGPEQTVRQAESTTLHHVEIPFGAAGAKYRYQVQTGKERSATASFHGYAADELRVAVVADWQGKPKLDALLADRIDLLLTAGDNIGSLHGRCGVGVKDCTTPYGELIDAYPELFRSTPFLPALGNHDREIRPRGNQPPAEPVYDVEATAFRQFFALPDAEWRWRFDVPTVGARFLALDLNHISDQGTTYQTCHPLDPASEQFRWYQEQFEGARPRFVVTLQNERNATMRAQHGATWHRLFRQGSLVISGFGYFAERAEVDGLSYYNTALGVGAKYPDPQSKFFASVASYVLLSIKPDAMRVELKSLAGDVLDARTFVPLTERTPRPNE